One segment of Theobroma cacao cultivar B97-61/B2 chromosome 9, Criollo_cocoa_genome_V2, whole genome shotgun sequence DNA contains the following:
- the LOC18587921 gene encoding 60S ribosomal protein L37-1, producing MGKGTGSFGKRRNKTHTLCVRCGRRSFHLQKSRCGACGYPASRIRKYNWSVKAIRRKTTGTGRMRYLRHVPRRFKTGFREGTQATPRKKAAVAAS from the exons ATg GGAAAAGGAACTGGAAGCTTTGGAAAGAGAAGGAACAAGACTCACACTCTCTGCGTTCGATGTGGACGCCGAAGCTTCCATCTCCAGAAGAGCCGTTGCGGTGCTTGTGGCTACCCTGCTAGCCGCATCCGGAAAT ATAACTGGAGTGTGAAGGCTATTAGAAGAAAGACCACCGGGACTGGCCGCATGAGATACCTCCGTCATGTGCCCCGGAGGTTCAAGACTGGCTTCAGAGAAG GTACTCAAGCAACTCCCAGGAAGAAGGCAGCTGTTGCTGCCTCATAA